In Antennarius striatus isolate MH-2024 chromosome 10, ASM4005453v1, whole genome shotgun sequence, one DNA window encodes the following:
- the LOC137602660 gene encoding uncharacterized protein, which translates to MFSGIYKVSQKLPEAYHRGKQRCGFVSDFNRIALKQRTMESVRTAFHAQLAAVMDSLLAAAVCEIAKIFESSLCEQQVALAQKTEEISHLRNKMEKLDRRQKVKGGGGEEGEMPSGDRDTSGTGLDMKDDASSHPDPVEGISPSISGELKEEDTGGEVIGASVKLEHAVLPPALGSTTVQTSEGSPAAVAQRQIESLSAAQTKDKLSDWDQGSRSAENRPIQDQVSTPFLSISQSGRCSPRPDLSPAHPGEWLSGLDTNQQGRVSSLENLRTDGTGCSSTDTSCFQPGFGSDENSNEDDSGSFPFLDQEPENQNSSQKSDQGQGVLQRESEQFQPQAHPGEPPWRLRDDRGGRGPINHTRRVASFGNRDPLRPQSNSQPVMLRHANSLSHPAPPGGGNGRPYTCPYCTKCFTYPSHQRRHLLRHTGVRLHPCQFCDKSFLTPSELTVHTRTHTGERPFGCAQCGKRFARSGNLRAHQRDVHMGKRPFACTECGKRFAHRGNLRVHNHRVHQGDPYYMEDQQNPSIGSNPI; encoded by the exons ATGTTCAGTGGTATTTATAAGGTGTCCCAGAAGCTCCCAGAGGCCTACCATAGAGGGAAGCAGCGGTGTGGGTTCGTCAGTGACTTTAACAGAATAGCGCTGAAACAAAGGACGATGGAATCTGTGAGGACTGCGTTTCACGCTCAGCTGGCCGCCGTCATGGACTCGTTACTGGCGGCGGCCGTGTGCGAGATCGCCAAGATCTTCGAGAGCAGCCTCTGTgaacagcaggtggcgctaGCGCAGAAAACCGAGGAGATCTCACATCTCCGAAACAAGATGGAGAAACTGGACAGGAGGCAGAAGGTgaagggtggaggaggtgaagaaggagaGATGCCATCAGGAGACAGAGACACGTCAGGAACGG GCCTGGACATGAAAGATGATGCGTCTTCTCACCCTGACCCAGTAGAGGGAATCAGTCCATCTATCAGTGGAGagctgaaagaagaagacacaGGCGGAGAGGTTATTGGTGCTTCAGTAAAACTTGAG CATGCTGTGTTACCACCTGCTCTGGGGTCCACCACAGTTCAGACTTCAGAGGGAAGCCCGGCTGCTGTGGCCCAGAGGCAGATCGAGTCTCTGTCTGCAGCCCAAACCAAGGACAAAT TGTCTGACTGGGATCAGGGCAGCCGCAGTGCAGAAAACAGACCCATCCAGGATCAAGTCTCCACTCCTTTTCTCTCAATCTCCCAGAGTGGACGTTGCTCCCCTAGGCCTGATCTAAGTCCAGCTCACCCAGGGGAATGGTTGTCAGGGTTAGATACCAATCAACAAGGTAGGGTGTCAAGTCTGGAGAACCTGCGGACAGATGGCACCGGCTGCTCCAGCACTGATACATCCTGTTTCCAACCTGGTTTTGGGTCTGATGAGAACAGCAACGAAGATGACAGTGGCTCATTCCCTTTCCTGGACCAGGAGCCTGAGAACCAGAACTCCAGTCAGAAGTCAGACCAAGGTCAAGGAGTTTTGCAGAGGGAGAGTGAGCAGTTTCAACCCCAAGCCCACCCAGGGGAGCCACCATGGAGACTGAGAGATGACAGAGGTGGGAGAGGTCCCATCAATCACACAAGGCGTGTTGCATCTTTTGGCAACAGAGACCCTCTCCGACCACAGTCCAATTCACAGCCTGTCATGCTCAGACATGCAAACAGTCTGAGTCACCCTGCACCCCCTGGTGGAGGGAATGGACGTCCTTACACTTGCCCATACTGTACCAAATGTTTTACCTACCCCTCTCATCAGCGCAGACACCTTTTACGCCACACTGGAGTCAGACTACATCCCTGTCAGTTCTGTGACAAGAGCTTCCTCACTCCCTCTGAACTTACGGTGCACACTCGCACGCATACAGGGGAGAGGCCGTTTGGATGCGCCCAGTGTGGTAAACGCTTTGCTCGCAGCGGGAATTTGAGAGCCCACCAACGGGATGTTCACATGGGGAAAAGACCCTTCGCATGCACAGAGTGTGGAAAGAGATTTGCCCACAGGGGAAACCTGAGGGTGCACAATCACAGAGTTCATCAAGGGGATCCCTACTACATGGAGGATCAGCAGAACCCCAGCATTGGCTCTAATcccatttga
- the LOC137602523 gene encoding serine/threonine-protein phosphatase 2A 55 kDa regulatory subunit B gamma isoform isoform X2, with protein sequence MGEDTDAISTLQNLGFLPDHNYVTEADIISTVEFNHTGELLATGDKGGRVVIFQREPESKTEPFSQGEYNVYSTFQSHEPEFDYLKSLEIEEKINKIRWLPQQNAAHFLLSTNDKTIKLWKVSERDKRPEGYNLKDEEGRIKDISTVTSLQVPVLRPSDLMVEVSPRRVFANAHTYHVNSISVNSDYETYMSADDLRINLWHLDITDRSFNIVDIKPANMEDLTEVITAAEFHPHHCNLFVYSSSKGTLRLCDMREAALCDKHSKLFEEPEDPSARSFFSEIISSVSDVKFSHSGRYLLTRDYLTAKVWDLNMENKPLETYQVHDYLRSKLCSLYENDCIFDKFECAWNGSDSVIMTGAYNNFFRMFDRNTKRDVTLEASRESSKPRAVLKPRRVCAAGGKRRKDDISVDSLDFTKKILHTAWHPTENIIAIAATNNLYIFQDKLNSDMH encoded by the exons ATGGGCGAAGACACTGACGCCATCTCCACACTCCAAAACCTCGGCTTCCTCCCCGACCACAACTATGTGACTGAAG ctgataTCATCTCCACTGTTGAGTTTAACCACACTGGAGAGCTCCTGGCCACAGGGGATAAAGGGGGCCGAGTGGTCATCTTTCAGAGAGAACCtgag agcaAGACTGAGCCCTTCTCCCAGGGAGAGTACAATGTCTACAGCACATTTCAGAGCCACGAGCCTGAGTTTGACTACCTTAAGAGTCTGGAGATCGAGGAGAAGATCAATAAGATCCGGTGGCTGCCTCAGCAGAATGCCGCACACTTTCTGCTTTCCACCAATG ATAAGACCATTAAGTTGTGGAAGGTGAGTGAAAGAGACAAACGTCCAGAGGGTTACAACCTGAAGGATGAGGAGGGTCGTATCAAGGACATCTCCACCGTCACCTCTTTACag GTACCTGTGCTGAGGCCGTCTGATCTGATGGTGGAAGTGAGCCCACGCAGAGTGTTTGCAAACGCCCACACCTACCATGTCAATTCCATTTCGGTCAATTCCGACTACGAGACATACATGTCAGCTGACGACCTGAGGATCAACCTCTGGCATCTGGACATCACTGACCGCAGTTTCA ATATCGTGGATATCAAGCCAGCGAACATGGAGGATCTGACAGAAGTGATCACAGCAGCTGAGTTTCACCCCCACCACTGTAACCTGTTTGTCTATAGCAGTAGCAAAGGCACCCTGCGTCTGTGTGACATGAGAGAAGCAGCGCTGTGTGACAAACACTCCAAAT TGTTCGAGGAGCCCGAGGACCCCAGCGCCCGCTCCTTCTTCTCTGAAATCATCTCCTCAGTGTCGGATGTCAAGTTCAGCCACAGCGGTCGCTACCTGCTCACCCGAGACTACCTGACTGCCAAAGTCTGGGACCTCAACATGGAGAATAAACCCCTAGAGACATACCAA GTTCACGATTATCTTCGCAGCAAGTTGTGTTCCCTTTACGAAAACGACTGCATCTTTGACAAGTTTGAGTGTGCATGGAACGGGTCGGACAG TGTGATCATGACTGGAGCCTACAACAACTTCTTCCGAATGTTTGATCGAAATACCAAACGCGACGTGACTCTGGAGGCCTCGAGAGAGAGCAGCAAACCTCGAGCCGTCCTGAAGCCGAGGAGAGTCTGTGCCGCCGGAGGAAAGCGTCGAAAGGATGACATCAGCGTGGACAGTCTGGATTTCACAAAGAAGATCCTCCACACAGCCTGGCATCCGACCGAGAACATCATCGCCATCGCCGCCACTAACAACCTGTACATCTTCCAGGACAAACTGAACTCTGACATGCATTAA
- the LOC137602523 gene encoding serine/threonine-protein phosphatase 2A 55 kDa regulatory subunit B beta isoform isoform X1: protein MLSPIQVLCSDITTLSLEPEPFASYTEADIISTVEFNHTGELLATGDKGGRVVIFQREPESKTEPFSQGEYNVYSTFQSHEPEFDYLKSLEIEEKINKIRWLPQQNAAHFLLSTNDKTIKLWKVSERDKRPEGYNLKDEEGRIKDISTVTSLQVPVLRPSDLMVEVSPRRVFANAHTYHVNSISVNSDYETYMSADDLRINLWHLDITDRSFNIVDIKPANMEDLTEVITAAEFHPHHCNLFVYSSSKGTLRLCDMREAALCDKHSKLFEEPEDPSARSFFSEIISSVSDVKFSHSGRYLLTRDYLTAKVWDLNMENKPLETYQVHDYLRSKLCSLYENDCIFDKFECAWNGSDSVIMTGAYNNFFRMFDRNTKRDVTLEASRESSKPRAVLKPRRVCAAGGKRRKDDISVDSLDFTKKILHTAWHPTENIIAIAATNNLYIFQDKLNSDMH, encoded by the exons atgttgagtcccATCCAGGTCCTGTGCTCCGACATCACTACCCTTTCTCTGGAGCCCGAGCCGTTTGCCTCTTACACTGAAG ctgataTCATCTCCACTGTTGAGTTTAACCACACTGGAGAGCTCCTGGCCACAGGGGATAAAGGGGGCCGAGTGGTCATCTTTCAGAGAGAACCtgag agcaAGACTGAGCCCTTCTCCCAGGGAGAGTACAATGTCTACAGCACATTTCAGAGCCACGAGCCTGAGTTTGACTACCTTAAGAGTCTGGAGATCGAGGAGAAGATCAATAAGATCCGGTGGCTGCCTCAGCAGAATGCCGCACACTTTCTGCTTTCCACCAATG ATAAGACCATTAAGTTGTGGAAGGTGAGTGAAAGAGACAAACGTCCAGAGGGTTACAACCTGAAGGATGAGGAGGGTCGTATCAAGGACATCTCCACCGTCACCTCTTTACag GTACCTGTGCTGAGGCCGTCTGATCTGATGGTGGAAGTGAGCCCACGCAGAGTGTTTGCAAACGCCCACACCTACCATGTCAATTCCATTTCGGTCAATTCCGACTACGAGACATACATGTCAGCTGACGACCTGAGGATCAACCTCTGGCATCTGGACATCACTGACCGCAGTTTCA ATATCGTGGATATCAAGCCAGCGAACATGGAGGATCTGACAGAAGTGATCACAGCAGCTGAGTTTCACCCCCACCACTGTAACCTGTTTGTCTATAGCAGTAGCAAAGGCACCCTGCGTCTGTGTGACATGAGAGAAGCAGCGCTGTGTGACAAACACTCCAAAT TGTTCGAGGAGCCCGAGGACCCCAGCGCCCGCTCCTTCTTCTCTGAAATCATCTCCTCAGTGTCGGATGTCAAGTTCAGCCACAGCGGTCGCTACCTGCTCACCCGAGACTACCTGACTGCCAAAGTCTGGGACCTCAACATGGAGAATAAACCCCTAGAGACATACCAA GTTCACGATTATCTTCGCAGCAAGTTGTGTTCCCTTTACGAAAACGACTGCATCTTTGACAAGTTTGAGTGTGCATGGAACGGGTCGGACAG TGTGATCATGACTGGAGCCTACAACAACTTCTTCCGAATGTTTGATCGAAATACCAAACGCGACGTGACTCTGGAGGCCTCGAGAGAGAGCAGCAAACCTCGAGCCGTCCTGAAGCCGAGGAGAGTCTGTGCCGCCGGAGGAAAGCGTCGAAAGGATGACATCAGCGTGGACAGTCTGGATTTCACAAAGAAGATCCTCCACACAGCCTGGCATCCGACCGAGAACATCATCGCCATCGCCGCCACTAACAACCTGTACATCTTCCAGGACAAACTGAACTCTGACATGCATTAA